CCTACGGCATTAACGACGACCTGGTAGAACAAATGCTGATGGATAGCATTACCCACGCTAAAGATGATGTGAACGCCCGTATGCTGATAGAAGCAAAAACCGAGGCCGAACAAATGATATATACCGTTGAACGCTTTTTAGAAAAGAACGGCTCGTTATTAAACGCTGATGAGATAACCGAAACGCATATACAGTTAGAAGCCTTAAAAGCCGCCTTAAGTACAGGTGATAAAGACCTTATACATGCCAAAATTGATACGTTAAACAACTATACCCGCCCCTTCGCCGAGCGTGTAATGGATATTGCCATAGGCACCGCCATGAAGGGTAAAACTATTGATTAGGTTTTGGGTTATTGGTGTGTTAAACTTAAAATTTCCGCAACTTGAAAAATAGCTTCCGCTCCATTCTGTTTTTAATTATTTTCGGCCTATCTGTAACTGCATCTGCACAAACTGTACAACAGGACACTACCCTTAAAGCCACCTTAGACACTGCCCGGTACGACTCGTTAATGACGCGTTTGGCCAATGGTGATAAAACAGGTAAATGGCCCGTAAAAAAGGCACCCTATCCCCTCCCAGGCGCCATTCTTCCTTTTAATCGTATAGTTGCTTACTATGGCAATATGTACTCTAAAAACATGGGTGTATTAGGCCAGTACGAGCCATCGGTAATGCGCGAAAAACTAAAGGCCGAAGTGAAGAACTGGGAAGCTGCCGACCCTGCTACACCGGTAAAGCCGGCCCTGCATTATATATGTGTAACCGCACAGGGCGATCCCGGCAAAAATGGCTTATATAATTTGCGCATGCCATTTAGCCAGATAGATAAGGTGTTGGAAATGGCTAAACCCATGGATGCCCTTGTGTTTTTAGATATACAGGTAGGCTTTAGCGATGTACAAACCGAATTGCCCAAATTAGAAAAGTATTTAAAAATGCCTAACGTACATTTCGGTATCGACCCTGAATTTTCTATGAAAGAAGGCAGTGTGCCGGGCAAGCGCATTGGTACGTTTGACGCTAAAGACATTAATTTTGTAAGCGAATACTTAGCTAACCTGGTTAAAAAATACAACCTGCCGCCAAAGGTATTTGTGGTGCACCGTTTTACTAAGCGCATGGTAACCAATTACCAGGATATTAAACTGCGTAAAGAGGTGCAATTTGTAATGGATATGGACGGCTGGGGCGGCCCCGATCTTAAAAAAGGCACCTACAAATACTTTGTCGCCGGCGAACCCGTACAGTTTACAGGCTTTAAGCTATTTTATAAAAACGACATTAAAAATGCACCTAACCGTATGCTTACACCAAAAGAGGTGCTGAGTTTGAAGCCTGCACCTATTTACATACAGTATCAGTAAATAAAAAAGGCCTGAAATTGGGCCTTTTTTATTTGATTCAGTTTTCCTTATAGTTTGCTAATTTCTTCCTGCTCTTTTAAAGCCGAGATATTGTTTTTGCTACTGTATTCATCTGTTTGATTAGCAAAATCCTCCAGTATGCTGGCTATCGTATCCAGGTTATCTGCAACACGCTGGTGCATGTCGGGCAAGTCTTTCTCCAGGCGTTTATCACCAAGGTCAATATTATCAACTTCTATTTTAGCTAATTTTTGAATTATAGCTTGCTGACTGTTCTTTAAATCTTCTAATTCATGGACAATCTTTGCCATCAATTCGTACTTTCTGATCTTATCCATAGTATCTTCTTATTTATATGCTTTATAACCAATTCAGTGCCAAATTGTTTAATATTTGGAATTATCATTTATAACTAATAATTTAGTTATATGAAATCTACTATCATCTTACTCCTATTTATAGGGTATTCGATTACTTGTTTATCGCAAGAAAAAGTTGACAACGCGGTATTATTAGATTACTACCAAAACCAGCGCTTCGCGGATGCATCAGATTATCTAAAGAAGATATATACCGAACCGGTTACCGATGTAAAGGCATTATCACAATTGGCGTATACTTCGCAAATGGCCGGCCGCCTTCCCGATGCCGAAGGTTATTACCAGCGCATATACGATGCAGATTCGACTAATAAGGGTGTACTATATAGCCTGGGTAGCATCAATCTCCGTCGGGGCAACATCACTAAGGCCGAAACTTATTATAAAAGGATAATTGCCAGCGACACCAGTAACTTTATAGTATACAAACAACTGGCGCAAATAAGCCATGATAAAAACAACATCGACGACAATATATATTACCTGCAAAAGGCTAATCTGCTTAACCCAGCCGAGCCAGATGTAGCATCGGACTTAAGCGATATATATGTTAATTTGAAGCTAACTACTCCGGCGGAGAAAGTTTTAAACCTGGCTATAGCTGCCGACCCTGAAAACATTGTGTTACTTAACAGCCTTATGAAACTGGAATACGCGCAAAAAAAATGGCCCGAAACTATTAACACCTGCCTTAAATTAATAGATAATGGTAATCAGTCGGGCCAGGTATTAATTAAATTGGGGGTAGCTTATTACAATACCAAAAATTACGAATGCAGTGTTGCTGCCTTTGCCGATATGGATGAAATTGCCCGTAACGAAACAAGCTATTATTATACTGCATTGGCTTACAAAGCGCTAAAAGATCAGCCTATGGGCATATTTAATTTAAACAAAGCAATTACCGAGGGTGTATCGCCAAATGTTGGGGCCTATTACGGCGAAATAGCCGATAGTAACGAAAAACTGTTTAAGTATAAAAAGGCGGTGTTGGCCTATCAAAAAAGTCTGCAGTTTAACGAGAGTGCCATGGTTTACTATTCGCTGGCTAATGTTTACGATACCAATTTAAATGATAAAAAAGCCGCTGTAAAATACTACAAGTTATACCTGGCAACCAAACCGTCTGTTAGCCAAAAGCCGTTTATAGATTATTCTAAAAGCCGTATAGCAATACTGCGCAGCCGTTAACGCTGCATAAGGCGGGCTACGTATTTGCCAATAATATCAAATTCCAGGTTTACCACCGATCCCTCGCGAACGTTATTCAAGTTGGTATGCTCGTAAGTATAAGGTATAATGGCTACTGAAAAGTAATTTACACCCGAGTTAACAACCGTTAAACTAATACCATTTACACATATCGATCCTTTTTCTACCGTAACATTTCCGGTTACAGCATCATATTCAAAGGTGTATTCCCAGCTGCCGTCAAGTTCAGTAAATTTTGTGCATATAGCTGTTTGGTCAACATGGCCCTGCACTATGTGCCCGTCTAAACGTGCGTTCATTTGCATGCAACGCTCCAGGTTTATAGGTTCGCCAACCTTAAGGTGGCCAAGGCTTGTTTTGTTAAGTGTTTCTTCAATAGCGGTAACCGTATGGCTATTATCATTTAACGCTATAACCGTTAAACAAACACCGTTATGCGCTACCGATTGGTCTATCTTTAGCTCATTAGCTATCGCAGACTCCACAGT
This portion of the Inquilinus sp. KBS0705 genome encodes:
- a CDS encoding tetratricopeptide repeat protein, with product MKSTIILLLFIGYSITCLSQEKVDNAVLLDYYQNQRFADASDYLKKIYTEPVTDVKALSQLAYTSQMAGRLPDAEGYYQRIYDADSTNKGVLYSLGSINLRRGNITKAETYYKRIIASDTSNFIVYKQLAQISHDKNNIDDNIYYLQKANLLNPAEPDVASDLSDIYVNLKLTTPAEKVLNLAIAADPENIVLLNSLMKLEYAQKKWPETINTCLKLIDNGNQSGQVLIKLGVAYYNTKNYECSVAAFADMDEIARNETSYYYTALAYKALKDQPMGIFNLNKAITEGVSPNVGAYYGEIADSNEKLFKYKKAVLAYQKSLQFNESAMVYYSLANVYDTNLNDKKAAVKYYKLYLATKPSVSQKPFIDYSKSRIAILRSR
- a CDS encoding riboflavin synthase, whose protein sequence is MFTGIIETLGKITHMRQEQGNLHITVESAIANELKIDQSVAHNGVCLTVIALNDNSHTVTAIEETLNKTSLGHLKVGEPINLERCMQMNARLDGHIVQGHVDQTAICTKFTELDGSWEYTFEYDAVTGNVTVEKGSICVNGISLTVVNSGVNYFSVAIIPYTYEHTNLNNVREGSVVNLEFDIIGKYVARLMQR